The following proteins are co-located in the Gossypium hirsutum isolate 1008001.06 chromosome A02, Gossypium_hirsutum_v2.1, whole genome shotgun sequence genome:
- the LOC107952146 gene encoding pleiotropic drug resistance protein 3 isoform X2, whose protein sequence is MAQLVGSDEIESLRFELAQIGRSIRSSFRSRTSSFRDGDHSEYELQWAEVQRLPTFERINTALFDDEEENGTSGSGNYVKGKRVVNVTKLGADERHMFIEKLIKQIEHDNLRLLKKLRHRIDKVGVKLPTVEVRYKNLHVEAQCELVRGKPLPTLWNTTKSLLSGLANLPGSKQEAKISILNGVSSIIKPGRMTLLLGPPGCGKSTFLLGLSGKLSHSLKVAGEITYNGYRLEEFVPQKTSAYISQYDLHTPEMTAREILDFSARFQGIGSRAEIMKEVSRREKQPGIVPDPDIDAYMKAISVKGQESTLQTDYILKILGLDICADTRVGNAIRRGISGGQKKRLTTGEMIVGPAKALFMDEISNGLDSSTTFQIVSCLQHLAHITDATALISLLQPAPETFDLFDDVILLAEGKIVYQGPRTNICKFFEDCGFKCPERKGIADFLQEVISRKDQEQYWHHKQQPYSYVSVDHFIKKFKEHHIGQNLDEELSKPFDKSQSHKDALSFKPYSLSKWELFKACSMRELLLMKRNSFTYVFKSVQLVIIASITMTTFLRTRMAVDVIHSSYFMDSLFYALVILHVDGFPELSMTVSRIAVFYKQRELCFYPAWAYAIPAAILKVPLSLLESFVWTSMTYYVIGYSPEVGRFFRQFLIYFGVHLTSISMFRCIASLFQTIVASTTVGALAIMIVLLFGGFILPRPSLPSWLEWGFWLSPLTYGDIGLSLNEFLAPRWEKVMSGNTSIGQQTLESRGLSFDGYFYWISVAALVGFILLFNAVFTFALTFLNPPGKSRTMISFERCSQLQRKDDKEGLHKESKHAVNDPGNVAGPKTGQMVLPFEPLTVTFQDVQYYVNIPQEIKGRGYKHKKLQLLSGITGAFRPGVLTALMGVSGAGKTTLMDVLSGRKTSGIIEGDIRIGGYPKVQDTFARVSSYCEQNDIHSPLITVEESVVYSAWLRLPSHIDSKTKDEFVNMVIETIELDGVRDCLVGIPGVNGLSTEQRKRLTIAVELVANPSIIFMDEPTSGLDARAAAIVMRAVKNVVEMGRTVVCTIHQPSIDIFEAFDELILMKTGGQIIYSGPLGQNSMRIVEYFQNIPGVPKIKDNYNPATWMLEVTSTSVEVGNGIDFAQIFKGSTLCNFFKLTRGS, encoded by the exons ATGGCTCAACTGGTGGGTTCCGATGAGATAGAGTCTTTGCGATTTGAGTTGGCACAGATCGGAAGGAGCATCAGGTCGTCGTTTAGAAGTCGAACATCAAGTTTCCGTGATGGTGATCATAGTGAATATGAGTTGCAATGGGCAGAAGTTCAGAGATTGCCGACGTTTGAACGGATTAATACTGCCTTGTTTGACGACGAAGAAGAGAATGGAACGTCAGGCAGTGGGAATTATGTCAAAGGGAAACGGGTTGTTAATGTCACCAAACTTGGAGCTGATGAACGCCATATGTTTATTGAGAAGCTCATCAAACAAATCGAACATGATAACTTGCGTTTGTTGAAGAAGCTTAGACATAGAATTGACAA GGTTGGGGTAAAGTTGCCGACTGTGGAAGTAAGATATAAGAATCTACATGTTGAAGCACAATGCGAGTTAGTTCGTGGCAAGCCTCTTCCCACACTCTGGAACACAACTAAAAGCCTGCTTTCA GGTTTAGCCAATCTACCAGGTTCAAAACAAGAAGCTAAGATAAGCATCCTAAATGGTGTGAGTAGCATCATTAAACCGGGAAG AATGACTTTATTGCTTGGCCCTCCAGGATGTGGCAAAAGCACGTTTTTGCTGGGGCTTTCTGGGAAGCTGAGTCATTCCCTAAAG GTTGCGGGGGAAATAACATATAATGGCTACCGACTAGAAGAATTTGTTCCTCAGAAAACCTCTGCTTATATTAGCCAATATGATCTGCATACCCCAGAGATGACAGCTAGGGAGATACTTGATTTTTCTGCACGCTTTCAAGGAATAGGCAGCCGAGCTG AAATCATGAAAGAAGTCAGCCGAAGAGAAAAGCAGCCCGGAATTGTACCTGATCCCGACATAGATGCTTACATGAAG GCAATATCAGTTAAAGGTCAGGAAAGTACTCTCCAAACTGATTATATTTTGAAG ATTCTTGGACTAGACATCTGTGCTGACACCAGGGTTGGGAATGCCATAAGAAGGGGAATATCAGGTGGTCAAAAGAAAAGATTGACAACAG GTGAGATGATTGTGGGGCCAGCAAAAGCTTTGTTCATGGATGAAATATCAAATGGCCTTGACAGTTCAACCACTTTCCAGATTGTGTCCTGCCTTCAGCATCTCGCGCATATTACTGATGCTACTGCATTGATATCACTTCTTCAGCCTGCCCCGGAGACCTTTGATCTCTTTGATGATGTTATTTTATTGGCAGAAGGGAAAATTGTGTATCAAGGCCCTCGCACTAACATTTGCAAGTTCTTTGAGGACTGTGGATTTAAGTGCCCAGAAAGAAAGGGCATTGCTGACTTCCTTCAGGAG GTAATCTCTAGAAAAGATCAAGAACAGTATTGGCACCATAAACAGCAGCCTTACAGCTATGTTTCAGTTGatcatttcataaaaaaattcaaagagcATCATATTGGTCAGAATTTAGATGAAGAACTCTCAAAGCCATTTGACAAGTCTCAAAGCCACAAAGATGCTCTATCCTTCAAACCATACTCCCTAAGTAAATGGGAGCTTTTCAAAGCCTGCTCCATGAGAGAATTACTTCTAATGAAGAGAAACTCTTTCACTTATGTGTTTAAATCTGTACAG CTAGTCATTATTGCCTCAATAACAATGACTACTTTCTTGCGAACTCGAATGGCTGTTGACGTCATCCATTCAAGTTACTTTATGGACTCTTTGTTCTATGCTCTTGTGATACTTCATGTCGATGGGTTCCCGGAATTAAGCATGACTGTATCAAGAATTGCAGTGTTCTACAAGCAGAGAGAGTTGTGCTTCTACCCTGCATGGGCTTATGCGATTCCTGCGGCAATCCTCAAAGTTCCTCTTTCACTTTTGGAGTCGTTTGTGTGGACATCTATGACTTATTATGTCATTGGCTACAGTCCTGAGGTTGGAAG GTTCTTCCGCCAATTCCTTATATATTTTGGTGTTCACTTAACATCCATATCCATGTTTCGTTGCATTGCCTCTCTCTTCCAAACTATAGTTGCTTCCACAACAGTTGGTGCTCTAGcaattatgattgttttgctGTTCGGTGGCTTCATTCTACCGAGAC CATCTTTGCCTTCTTGGTTGGAATGGGGATTTTGGCTTTCTCCATTGACGTATGGGGACATTGGCCTGAGTTTGAACGAGTTCCTTGCTCCACGGTGGGAAAAG GTGATGTCTGGAAACACAAGCATAGGGCAACAAACTCTGGAAAGTCGAGGATTGAGCTTTGATGGCTACTTTTACTGGATATCAGTCGCAGCATTAGTTGGGTTCATATTACTTTTCAATGCTGTTTTTACCTTTGCATTAACTTTTTTGAACC CCCCAGGAAAGTCTCGCACAATGATTTCTTTTGAAAGGTGCTCTCAACTACAGAGAAAAGATGACAAAGAAGGTTTACATAAAGAAAGTAAACACGCTGTTAATGATCCAGGAAATGTGGCAGGACCAAAAACTG GACAAATGGTTTTGCCTTTCGAGCCTTTAACTGTGACATTTCAGGATGTGCAGTACTATGTAAACATTCCTCAG GAAATTAAAGGAAGGGGCTACAAGCATAAAAAGCTACAGCTTCTCTCAGGCATCACTGGTGCATTCAGGCCTGGTGTTTTGACAGCATTGATGGGTGTCAGTGGAGCAGGGAAAACAACTCTAATGGATGTTCTTTCTGGAAGAAAAACTAGTGGTATTATAGAAGGAGATATTAGAATTGGTGGGTACCCAAAGGTTCAAGACACGTTTGCAAGGGTCTCAAGTTACTGTGAGCAAAATGATATCCACTCTCCACTAATTACTGTGGAAGAATCGGTAGTATATTCTGCTTGGTTGCGCCTCCCATCTCATATTGATTCAAAAACTAAAGAT GAATTTGTCAATATGGTCATTGAAACTATAGAGCTTGATGGGGTTAGAGATTGTTTAGTAGGCATTCCAGGAGTCAATGGGTTATCAACTGAGCAGAGGAAAAGGCTAACTATAGCTGTGGAGCTTGTTGCCAACCCGTCTATCATATTCATGGATGAGCCCACTTCAGGTTTAGATGCAAGAGCGGCTGCAATTGTAATGAGAGCAGTGAAAAATGTTGTTGAAATGGGAAGAACAGTTGTTTGCACAATCCATCAACCAAGTATTGACATATTTGAGGCATTTGATGAG TTGATTTTGATGAAAACCGGGGGACAGATTATCTATTCTGGGCCACTGGGGCAGAACTCCATGAGAATTGTTGAATACTTTCAG AATATACCTGGAGTGCCCAAGATTAAAGATAACTACAATCCAGCAACATGGATGTTGGAAGTCACTTCTACATCCGTAGAGGTTGGAAATGGCATAGATTTTGCACAAATTTTTAAAGGCTCCACCTTGTGCAA